One Ignavibacterium album JCM 16511 genomic region harbors:
- the hemB gene encoding porphobilinogen synthase has translation MSQYPIIRHRRLRYNPIIRDMVRETVLAKDDLIYPLFVVPGSNVKNPVKSMPGVFQMSIDNIVEECKEVRDLGIPAIILFGIPEHKDEKGSEAYDPEGIIQRAVRAIKTEVKDLVVITDVCMCEYTSHGHCGLLQGEEILNDETVELLAKEALTHAQAGADMIAPSDMMDGRVAAIRKILDDNGFNKIPIMSYAAKYASGFYGPFRDAAESTPAFGDRRSHQMDIGNINEAIREVEEDIKEGADIVMVKPAGPYLDVIREVKQRFGMPTAAYQVSGEYSMIKAAGANGWIDEERVMVEAAFAIKRAGADMFLTYFAKDLAKWIDKTNK, from the coding sequence ATGTCCCAATATCCAATAATCAGGCACAGAAGATTAAGATACAATCCAATTATCAGAGATATGGTAAGAGAAACTGTTCTTGCCAAGGATGATCTTATTTACCCGTTGTTTGTTGTGCCGGGAAGCAATGTTAAAAATCCTGTAAAGTCAATGCCCGGTGTTTTTCAAATGTCTATTGATAACATAGTTGAAGAATGCAAAGAAGTCCGTGATCTTGGGATTCCTGCAATAATTCTATTTGGAATTCCTGAGCACAAAGATGAAAAAGGTTCTGAAGCATATGACCCTGAAGGTATAATTCAGAGAGCAGTTCGTGCAATTAAAACGGAAGTAAAAGATTTAGTTGTTATAACCGATGTATGTATGTGTGAATATACTTCGCACGGACACTGTGGTCTTTTGCAAGGTGAAGAAATTCTGAATGATGAAACAGTGGAACTTCTCGCCAAAGAAGCACTTACTCACGCACAAGCTGGCGCTGATATGATTGCTCCTTCTGATATGATGGACGGAAGAGTTGCTGCAATAAGAAAAATTCTTGATGATAACGGATTTAATAAGATTCCAATTATGAGTTATGCAGCAAAATATGCAAGCGGATTCTACGGACCATTCAGAGATGCAGCAGAATCAACTCCGGCTTTTGGTGACAGAAGATCGCATCAAATGGATATTGGTAATATTAATGAAGCCATTCGTGAAGTTGAAGAAGATATTAAAGAAGGTGCAGATATTGTAATGGTTAAACCAGCCGGTCCTTATCTTGATGTAATCAGAGAGGTGAAGCAGAGATTTGGAATGCCAACTGCAGCTTATCAGGTTAGTGGTGAGTACTCAATGATTAAAGCAGCCGGTGCAAATGGCTGGATTGATGAAGAACGTGTTATGGTTGAAGCTGCTTTTGCAATTAAACGAGCCGGCGCTGATATGTTCCTGACTTATTTTGCCAAAGATTTAGCTAAATGGATAGATAAAACAAATAAATAG
- a CDS encoding efflux RND transporter periplasmic adaptor subunit, translating into MKSIIQNTALIFFITIISLLIVSCGDDKPESKSLDEIRKEEGVPVRVEEVKYQPFTKYLTFFSKLTGIKEATKGSIVGGKIERINASVGDYVREKQVIVEFDVYNPGVQYEQAKSAYENLKKNYERVKALLAAGETSQANYDAIETQYLVAKRNYESVRQMLFIEAPFDGILVDMKVNPGDNVKGDVPLFTVSQTNKMRSKIWVSEKEISQFKKGMKAVTEYNGQQFVGKVVEISLAMDPAKQAFFVEVEFDNPKGIIKSGVTNEIRILTYEKPNAIIIQRNLVNHDENGAYVFVVQNDKAVKRYITNGNESGLFYEVSDGLQVGDMLVVKGASNLEDGSKVNVIQ; encoded by the coding sequence ATGAAATCAATAATTCAAAACACAGCTTTAATTTTTTTCATCACAATTATATCGCTTCTTATTGTTTCCTGTGGTGATGATAAACCGGAATCAAAAAGTTTGGATGAAATAAGAAAAGAAGAAGGCGTTCCGGTTCGTGTTGAAGAAGTGAAATATCAACCGTTCACAAAATATCTTACATTCTTTTCAAAACTCACCGGAATAAAAGAAGCAACCAAAGGTTCAATAGTTGGTGGAAAGATTGAAAGAATTAATGCATCAGTTGGTGATTATGTTCGTGAGAAACAGGTAATTGTTGAGTTCGATGTTTACAATCCGGGCGTTCAGTATGAACAGGCAAAATCAGCTTATGAAAATCTGAAGAAGAATTACGAGCGTGTTAAAGCATTGCTTGCTGCAGGAGAAACATCTCAGGCAAATTATGATGCAATCGAAACACAATATCTTGTTGCAAAAAGAAATTATGAATCAGTACGACAAATGCTTTTTATCGAAGCACCTTTTGATGGAATTCTTGTTGATATGAAAGTTAATCCGGGAGATAATGTGAAGGGTGATGTACCCCTGTTCACCGTCTCTCAAACAAATAAGATGAGAAGCAAAATCTGGGTTTCTGAAAAAGAAATTTCCCAGTTCAAAAAAGGAATGAAAGCAGTAACGGAATACAATGGACAACAGTTTGTTGGAAAGGTAGTTGAAATTTCTTTGGCAATGGATCCTGCAAAACAAGCATTCTTTGTTGAGGTTGAATTTGATAATCCGAAAGGAATAATTAAAAGCGGCGTTACAAATGAAATAAGAATACTTACTTATGAAAAACCAAATGCAATTATTATTCAGAGAAATCTGGTCAACCACGATGAAAACGGAGCTTATGTTTTCGTTGTTCAGAACGACAAAGCTGTTAAAAGATATATAACAAATGGAAATGAAAGCGGTTTGTTTTATGAAGTATCCGATGGCTTGCAGGTTGGTGATATGCTTGTAGTTAAAGGAGCATCGAATCTTGAAGATGGCTCAAAAGTAAATGTGATTCAATAA
- a CDS encoding MOSC domain-containing protein, which produces MNLTLSEIFIYPIKSLGGISLTEALVEKRGLQYDRRIMLVDENGIFITQRDFPQMALLKTKIEGNTLTVYHPQLKHSIILSLNNEKVTSLNKIKVKIWDDICEASLISKEADYFFSDMIGIRCRLVYMPENEVRIVDRQRKYVADDHIVGFADGYPFLIIGQSSLDELNRRLENPLPINRFRPNFVFTGGQPFEEDRWKDFLIDEIKFRAVKPCARCVITTTDQQTAERSNEPLRTLSTFRRNGNKVLFGMNLVAYNSGKVKVGDNITLL; this is translated from the coding sequence ATGAACTTAACTCTATCAGAAATTTTTATTTATCCGATTAAATCTCTCGGCGGAATTTCTTTAACTGAAGCTCTTGTTGAGAAAAGAGGACTTCAATACGACAGAAGAATAATGCTTGTTGATGAGAATGGAATATTTATCACTCAAAGAGACTTTCCGCAGATGGCATTATTAAAAACAAAAATTGAGGGTAATACATTAACAGTGTATCACCCCCAATTAAAACATTCAATCATTCTTTCACTCAATAACGAAAAAGTTACCTCACTCAATAAAATAAAAGTAAAAATCTGGGATGACATCTGCGAAGCTTCCCTTATATCAAAAGAAGCAGATTATTTTTTTTCTGATATGATTGGTATAAGATGCAGATTAGTTTATATGCCAGAAAATGAAGTAAGAATTGTTGACCGTCAAAGAAAATATGTAGCTGATGACCACATTGTTGGTTTTGCTGATGGATATCCTTTCCTGATAATCGGACAATCATCACTTGATGAATTAAATCGCAGATTAGAAAATCCTTTACCAATCAATCGTTTCAGACCAAACTTTGTTTTTACTGGCGGACAACCTTTTGAGGAAGACAGGTGGAAAGATTTTTTAATTGACGAAATAAAATTTCGTGCAGTAAAACCTTGTGCTCGCTGTGTAATTACAACAACTGATCAGCAAACGGCGGAAAGAAGTAATGAGCCACTGAGAACTCTTTCAACATTCAGAAGAAATGGAAATAAAGTTTTGTTCGGAATGAACCTGGTTGCTTACAATTCTGGCAAAGTAAAAGTCGGTGATAATATTACTCTTCTTTAA
- a CDS encoding glycosyltransferase family 9 protein: protein MLCSLSLYKAIKKKYPESHITLAASKTNYTIPFFEINPYINRVLIYDKSSTKTILNFYKQLCDRKYQYGFVPSTIKISRTSHIINFLSSAKIRVGVNSVDGIKNKSAFLLNLKDDFNWKNKHQLVRNLEIARLAGFDLADDDMNEIKFSFTDEEVSFAKNFLLENFKDNSKKIIAFHPGAGKKENTYPTDKFILLIKMIYKKYGNHILITSGWTDDLIINKIKSKLDKDKIQFTVAKNLPVKKLGAILSMIDLYITNDTGTMHIAGFSGAKMISLFGPTNPYEWAPRNKNSFFIKSQTEKIEDISVEEIFHLIENVIEFK from the coding sequence ATGTTATGTTCGCTTAGTCTTTATAAGGCAATCAAAAAAAAATATCCTGAATCTCACATAACTTTGGCTGCTTCAAAAACAAACTACACAATTCCTTTTTTTGAAATTAATCCCTACATAAATCGTGTTTTGATTTATGATAAATCTTCCACTAAAACAATCTTAAATTTTTATAAACAACTTTGTGACAGAAAATATCAGTATGGTTTTGTCCCTTCAACAATAAAGATTTCAAGAACATCTCATATAATTAATTTCTTATCGTCAGCAAAAATAAGAGTTGGCGTTAATTCTGTTGATGGGATTAAAAACAAATCGGCATTTTTACTTAATCTTAAAGATGATTTTAATTGGAAAAACAAACATCAGCTTGTTCGAAATCTCGAAATAGCAAGACTTGCCGGATTTGATTTAGCAGATGATGATATGAATGAAATAAAATTTTCTTTCACTGATGAAGAAGTTTCTTTTGCAAAAAATTTTTTGTTAGAAAACTTTAAGGACAATTCAAAAAAAATAATTGCATTCCATCCAGGAGCTGGCAAAAAAGAAAATACTTATCCGACTGATAAATTTATCCTGCTGATAAAAATGATTTACAAAAAATACGGCAATCATATACTGATTACTTCCGGATGGACTGATGATTTAATAATCAATAAAATAAAATCCAAATTAGATAAAGATAAAATTCAGTTTACAGTTGCTAAAAACCTGCCGGTTAAAAAACTTGGAGCTATTCTTTCGATGATTGACCTTTATATTACTAATGACACAGGCACAATGCACATTGCAGGATTCTCAGGAGCTAAAATGATTTCTCTTTTTGGTCCGACTAATCCTTATGAATGGGCACCAAGGAATAAAAACTCTTTTTTCATTAAATCACAAACAGAAAAGATTGAAGATATTTCTGTCGAAGAAATATTTCATTTGATTGAAAATGTAATTGAATTTAAATGA
- a CDS encoding polyphosphate kinase 2 family protein has translation MDISKFIANHTGKFNLSKFKTDYTADIDSKDEAEKMLKKNIETMAELQDKLYAQDRYSLLIIFQAMDAAGKDGAIKHVMSGLNPQGTQVYSFKQPSKEELDHGYLWRIQKAVPERGRIGIFNRSHYEDVLIVRVHNLIKYQQLPEELVDDKIWERRFRQINDFEKYLYENGTVIIKFFLNISKEEQKKRFLSRIEDPAKNWKFSVADVDERKFWDDYMKAYQDAIAATSTKYAPWYIIPADKKWFARLAVSEVIVQTMKKLKPDYPKLSDEQIAQLQNCKEILLNEK, from the coding sequence ATGGACATATCAAAATTTATCGCTAATCACACCGGCAAATTCAATTTGTCAAAATTCAAAACCGATTACACTGCAGATATTGATTCTAAAGATGAAGCTGAAAAAATGTTGAAAAAAAATATTGAAACTATGGCAGAGCTTCAGGATAAACTTTATGCTCAGGATAGATATTCACTTCTGATAATCTTTCAGGCAATGGATGCTGCGGGAAAAGATGGCGCAATAAAACATGTTATGAGCGGATTAAATCCACAGGGAACTCAGGTTTATAGTTTTAAACAACCATCAAAAGAAGAACTTGACCACGGTTATCTGTGGAGAATTCAGAAAGCTGTTCCGGAAAGAGGCAGAATCGGAATTTTTAATCGCTCACATTATGAAGATGTTTTGATTGTAAGAGTTCATAACTTAATTAAATATCAGCAGCTTCCCGAAGAGTTAGTTGATGATAAAATCTGGGAGCGAAGATTCAGGCAGATAAATGATTTTGAAAAGTATTTATACGAAAACGGTACCGTGATTATCAAATTCTTTCTGAATATTTCAAAAGAAGAACAGAAGAAAAGATTTTTATCCAGAATCGAAGACCCGGCAAAGAACTGGAAATTTTCTGTTGCAGATGTAGATGAAAGAAAATTCTGGGATGATTATATGAAAGCATATCAGGATGCAATTGCAGCAACAAGTACAAAATATGCTCCATGGTATATCATTCCTGCTGATAAAAAATGGTTTGCGCGATTGGCAGTAAGTGAAGTGATTGTTCAGACGATGAAAAAACTGAAACCAGATTATCCTAAACTTTCTGATGAACAAATTGCACAACTTCAGAATTGCAAAGAAATCCTGCTGAACGAAAAATAA
- a CDS encoding alpha/beta hydrolase-fold protein, with protein sequence MKFYLTLLLIILNITINSQNQFQQFINYVNSLPDPSSKQAAVDSFIVYARTQGIPFITGDSANFIYRGSVSSISIAGDFNGWTPNWNMTNLSGTNFWYYSKVFESDARLDYKFVRNGNDWILDPENPRQVSGGFGPNSELAMPDYIQPWEINYRNDIPHGIVVNKIIYSTNVGTYYQLKIYLPPGYDSTSAERYPTVYFQDGFEYITLGSAVNVIDNLIDSSKINPVIAVFVKPNNRNEEYAGSKRVQYRLFFVNELVPFIDSTFKTIASANKRLVLGDSSGGNISALISYNHPEVFGYCGLHSGAFWTNNYEAYNLIVNGPVKNIKWCSVWGTYEGSLPANMRNFRDFLLQNNYQLSWEERHEGHSWGLWRATTDNTLIFFSPYEPNSIGLNDENYLNDFNLEQNYPNPFNPSTKISWQSPVGSHQTLKVYDVLGNEVATLVDEFREAGRYEIVFDASSLSSGIYFFKLQAGNFIQTRKMMLLK encoded by the coding sequence ATGAAATTTTATCTAACGCTTCTTTTAATCATTTTAAATATAACTATTAACTCTCAAAATCAGTTTCAACAATTCATAAATTATGTCAATTCACTTCCTGATCCATCATCAAAACAAGCTGCTGTAGATAGTTTTATTGTTTATGCAAGAACCCAGGGTATTCCTTTTATAACAGGCGACTCGGCTAATTTTATTTATCGTGGAAGTGTAAGCTCGATTTCAATTGCCGGAGATTTTAACGGATGGACTCCAAACTGGAATATGACGAATCTTTCGGGAACAAACTTCTGGTATTACTCAAAAGTTTTTGAATCCGATGCAAGACTCGATTATAAGTTTGTAAGAAATGGAAATGATTGGATACTTGATCCGGAAAATCCGAGACAGGTAAGTGGTGGATTCGGACCTAATTCAGAGCTTGCAATGCCGGATTACATTCAGCCATGGGAAATTAATTATCGAAATGACATTCCACACGGCATTGTTGTAAACAAAATAATTTACAGCACTAATGTTGGCACCTATTATCAGTTAAAAATCTATCTTCCACCAGGATATGATTCTACTTCAGCAGAGAGATATCCTACAGTTTATTTTCAGGATGGATTTGAATATATAACACTTGGAAGTGCAGTCAATGTAATTGATAATCTGATTGACAGCAGTAAAATTAATCCTGTGATTGCAGTTTTTGTGAAACCCAATAACCGAAACGAAGAGTATGCCGGTTCGAAGAGAGTACAGTACAGATTATTTTTTGTAAACGAACTTGTTCCGTTTATTGATTCCACATTTAAAACTATTGCCTCTGCAAATAAAAGACTTGTTTTGGGTGATTCATCCGGAGGAAATATTTCTGCTTTAATAAGTTATAATCATCCAGAAGTTTTTGGTTATTGCGGATTGCATTCGGGTGCTTTCTGGACAAATAATTATGAAGCTTATAATCTTATTGTAAATGGTCCTGTAAAAAATATTAAATGGTGTTCGGTTTGGGGAACTTATGAAGGTTCGTTACCTGCAAATATGAGAAACTTCAGAGATTTCCTTCTTCAAAATAATTATCAGCTAAGTTGGGAAGAGCGCCACGAAGGACACAGTTGGGGTTTATGGCGTGCAACAACTGACAACACACTTATTTTCTTTTCTCCGTATGAACCCAATTCAATTGGATTAAATGATGAAAATTATTTAAATGATTTTAATCTAGAACAGAACTACCCAAACCCATTTAACCCAAGTACAAAAATAAGCTGGCAGTCGCCAGTAGGCAGTCATCAAACTTTAAAAGTCTATGATGTGCTTGGAAATGAAGTAGCCACGCTTGTTGATGAGTTTAGAGAAGCAGGCAGATATGAAATTGTATTTGATGCTTCCAGTTTATCCAGTGGAATTTATTTCTTCAAACTACAAGCAGGAAATTTTATTCAAACCCGAAAAATGATGCTACTAAAATGA
- a CDS encoding four helix bundle protein, with product MKVKEESIKYGNVVLEKSFNFSVRILNLYRFLLKQDRSLEPILKQILRSGTSIGANITEAQNASSIKDFINKLNISLKEARETEYWLNLINASNIIDEKSFKSLQADCKELIKLLISIIKTAKNNSK from the coding sequence ATGAAAGTTAAAGAAGAATCTATTAAATACGGCAATGTTGTTTTAGAAAAGAGTTTTAATTTCAGTGTAAGAATTTTAAACCTTTATAGATTTTTATTAAAACAAGATCGTTCGTTAGAACCTATTTTAAAACAAATTTTAAGATCTGGAACATCAATTGGCGCAAACATAACCGAGGCACAAAACGCTTCATCAATAAAAGATTTTATTAATAAATTAAACATCTCATTAAAAGAAGCAAGAGAAACCGAGTATTGGTTAAATTTAATTAATGCTTCCAATATAATTGATGAAAAATCATTTAAAAGTTTACAGGCAGATTGTAAAGAGTTAATCAAACTTCTAATTTCAATTATTAAAACGGCAAAAAATAATTCAAAATAA
- a CDS encoding TolC family protein, with translation MKNKLIFNLLGLILFISPSFSQNRILNLDDAINIALENNRDIKLAKMTVEKAGAAVDEAFGYALPSLDLNGTFTHFLRKPKMPFPDFGALLKNATYSILFDENVIPRDNSKFIPVETQLQSFAQSNNYEAQLLLTQTLFSSTVFRGIGASKIYFNLSKAELNNTISKTVLSVQTTFYGVLLAKQLYEITNASFLNAQDNLRNVKALFDQGLVSEFDMLQAEVQVENIRPLVLQMENTLKSAKDGLKVLLGIPQEEPIEIIGDIVYTPEELPDEYDLISEALQSNFGLKSLDLKKQVDEAFIQIDVSEYWPNIAAFGSYSYAGSSDKWNFQNYSSLTVGLSFSINLWKGNRTKNRIEQSTITYKQTEEQMNLYKDFLITQVRAKYSELKRVQTLVDAQNKNVKVAERAYEIAKVRYKEGTGNQLEIQNADIALKQARTNYIQSVHSYLVTKFEMDQLLGRTNQEYLLKYETE, from the coding sequence ATGAAAAATAAACTGATCTTTAATTTACTTGGACTCATTCTGTTTATCTCTCCATCATTTTCCCAAAACAGGATATTAAATCTCGACGATGCAATTAACATCGCTCTTGAAAACAATCGTGATATCAAGCTGGCAAAAATGACCGTCGAAAAAGCCGGTGCTGCTGTTGATGAAGCATTTGGATATGCGCTTCCAAGTCTTGATTTAAATGGAACATTCACTCACTTTTTGCGCAAACCCAAAATGCCTTTCCCGGATTTTGGAGCTTTATTAAAAAACGCAACCTACTCAATATTATTTGACGAAAATGTTATTCCGAGAGATAACAGTAAATTCATTCCGGTTGAAACACAACTTCAATCATTTGCTCAATCAAATAACTATGAAGCTCAGTTGCTACTTACTCAAACTCTATTCAGCTCAACTGTGTTTCGCGGAATTGGTGCTTCAAAAATTTATTTTAATTTATCAAAAGCAGAACTGAATAATACTATTTCAAAAACTGTTTTATCAGTTCAGACAACTTTTTATGGTGTGTTACTTGCAAAACAACTCTACGAAATAACCAACGCAAGTTTTCTGAATGCACAGGATAATCTCAGAAATGTTAAAGCACTATTTGACCAGGGACTTGTATCCGAATTCGATATGCTTCAGGCAGAAGTTCAGGTGGAAAATATTCGTCCTTTGGTATTGCAAATGGAGAATACACTCAAATCAGCAAAAGATGGTTTAAAGGTTTTGCTGGGAATTCCTCAGGAAGAACCGATTGAAATTATTGGTGATATAGTCTATACACCAGAAGAACTTCCTGATGAATATGATTTGATTTCAGAAGCGCTTCAATCAAATTTTGGTTTGAAAAGTCTTGATCTGAAAAAACAAGTTGATGAAGCATTCATTCAGATTGATGTTTCTGAGTACTGGCCAAACATTGCAGCATTCGGAAGTTATTCTTATGCTGGCTCATCTGATAAATGGAATTTTCAGAATTATTCCTCTCTTACTGTTGGTTTAAGTTTTTCAATAAATCTTTGGAAAGGCAACAGAACTAAAAACAGAATTGAGCAATCTACAATTACTTACAAGCAAACTGAAGAACAGATGAATCTTTACAAAGATTTTCTCATAACTCAGGTTAGAGCAAAGTACAGCGAGTTAAAACGAGTTCAGACACTTGTTGATGCTCAAAACAAAAATGTTAAAGTTGCAGAACGCGCTTACGAAATTGCAAAAGTAAGATATAAAGAAGGGACAGGAAATCAATTAGAAATTCAGAACGCTGATATTGCTTTGAAGCAGGCGCGAACAAATTATATTCAATCTGTTCACAGTTATCTTGTTACAAAATTTGAAATGGATCAGCTTCTTGGAAGAACTAACCAGGAATATTTATTAAAGTACGAAACAGAATAA
- a CDS encoding Mut7-C RNAse domain-containing protein yields MKLSEKKVFIRFYEELNDFLPKEKQKRRFIHSFIDRTSVKDLIESLGVPHTEVDLILVNGKSVSFRYKIKDGDDISVYPVFESLDISDVQHLRPKPLRKPKFVCDVHLGKLARNLRMLGIDVCYKNNLSDEEIVRISLSEKRTILTRDIGLLKRSEVTHGYFVRNDDPEKQTSEVLQRFQLHKIIKSFTLCLECGNKLVRVAKKDIIDLLPDNVKKQQNKFFYCVNCKKIYWAGSHFKNMNLFIKTFLKMF; encoded by the coding sequence ATGAAGCTAAGCGAGAAAAAAGTTTTCATTAGATTTTATGAGGAACTAAACGACTTCCTTCCGAAGGAAAAACAGAAGAGGAGATTTATTCATTCTTTCATAGACAGAACTTCAGTTAAAGATTTGATTGAATCACTTGGAGTTCCACACACCGAAGTTGATTTAATTCTTGTAAACGGGAAATCTGTATCGTTCAGATATAAAATTAAAGATGGTGATGACATTTCAGTTTATCCGGTTTTTGAAAGTCTTGATATTTCGGATGTTCAGCATTTGCGTCCAAAGCCTTTGCGAAAACCAAAGTTCGTTTGTGATGTTCATCTTGGAAAGCTTGCAAGAAATCTGAGAATGTTGGGTATAGATGTTTGTTATAAAAACAATTTAAGCGATGAAGAAATCGTTCGTATCTCTTTATCTGAAAAGCGAACAATTCTTACAAGAGATATTGGCTTATTAAAAAGAAGCGAAGTAACTCACGGTTATTTTGTGCGAAATGATGATCCCGAAAAACAAACGTCAGAAGTCTTGCAAAGATTTCAGCTCCATAAAATAATCAAATCATTCACACTCTGTCTTGAATGCGGCAATAAGTTGGTAAGAGTTGCAAAGAAAGACATCATCGATTTACTTCCTGACAATGTTAAAAAGCAACAAAATAAATTTTTCTATTGCGTCAATTGCAAAAAAATTTATTGGGCTGGAAGTCACTTCAAGAATATGAATTTGTTCATAAAAACATTTTTGAAAATGTTCTGA
- a CDS encoding TIGR00341 family protein has protein sequence MKINKNLRLIVLFREILHDRFNLEEDKASEEEIIENVKKGIEFRGMNLWVLIFAIFIASIGLNVNSAAVIIGAMLISPLMGPIMGIGLGIGINDFELIKKSYKNLGVAVLISVITSTLYFLLTPLSDAQSELLARTTPTIWDVFIALFGGLAGIVAATRKSISNVIPGVAIATALMPPLCTAGFGLATGNLSYFFGAFYLFFINSVFISLATYIIVRFMKFHKKEFLDPLREVKVKRSIIAVVLITVIPSIIMAYNIVNRTLIEKNAQQFIQNELNFPNSQIISRKINFDSSRVKIEVFMLGSPVEASLLELAKQKLPKYKLKDAELVVKQGVSEGSKVDISALRAGVIEELYRKNEEILKNKDKQIQLLESQLALYSQNQFNIEEIAKEAKALFNSIAELSVQRSFVMNFKENKIDTLTIGYVKFSSPVSGTERRKLNNWLKERTNAEKFKLIIN, from the coding sequence ATGAAAATCAATAAAAATCTTCGTTTAATTGTTTTGTTTAGAGAGATACTTCACGACAGATTTAATCTTGAAGAAGACAAAGCATCTGAAGAAGAAATTATTGAGAATGTAAAAAAAGGAATTGAATTCCGCGGAATGAATCTGTGGGTATTGATTTTCGCAATCTTTATCGCATCAATAGGATTAAATGTGAATTCAGCTGCTGTGATAATTGGTGCAATGCTTATTTCACCACTTATGGGACCAATAATGGGCATCGGATTAGGAATTGGAATAAATGATTTTGAACTGATAAAAAAATCTTATAAAAATCTTGGAGTTGCTGTTTTAATCAGCGTAATAACTTCGACACTCTATTTTCTTTTAACTCCTTTAAGTGATGCACAATCAGAACTTCTTGCAAGAACAACTCCGACAATCTGGGATGTATTTATAGCATTATTTGGCGGATTAGCCGGAATAGTAGCTGCTACGAGAAAAAGCATAAGTAATGTAATTCCCGGTGTTGCGATTGCAACTGCTCTTATGCCACCTCTTTGTACTGCCGGCTTCGGACTTGCAACTGGTAATTTATCTTATTTCTTCGGAGCATTTTATCTTTTCTTTATCAACAGCGTTTTCATTAGTCTTGCAACTTATATCATTGTAAGATTTATGAAATTTCACAAGAAAGAATTTCTTGATCCACTAAGAGAAGTGAAAGTTAAAAGATCAATAATTGCAGTTGTTCTTATCACAGTTATTCCAAGCATCATTATGGCTTACAATATTGTTAACAGAACTTTAATCGAAAAGAATGCGCAACAATTCATTCAGAATGAGTTGAATTTTCCAAACTCACAGATAATCAGCAGAAAAATAAATTTTGATTCGAGCCGTGTGAAGATAGAAGTTTTTATGCTTGGCTCTCCCGTTGAAGCAAGTCTGCTTGAACTTGCAAAACAAAAGTTACCCAAATATAAACTTAAAGATGCTGAACTTGTTGTTAAGCAAGGAGTCTCAGAAGGAAGTAAAGTTGATATAAGCGCACTTCGTGCCGGTGTAATAGAAGAACTCTATCGCAAGAACGAAGAAATACTTAAAAACAAAGACAAGCAAATACAATTACTGGAAAGTCAGCTAGCATTATATTCGCAGAATCAGTTTAATATAGAAGAGATTGCAAAAGAAGCAAAAGCTTTGTTCAATAGCATTGCTGAACTATCTGTGCAGCGCTCTTTTGTAATGAACTTTAAAGAAAACAAAATTGATACTCTTACAATAGGATATGTAAAATTCAGTTCGCCTGTTTCAGGTACGGAAAGAAGAAAACTAAACAACTGGTTGAAAGAAAGAACAAATGCTGAAAAATTTAAGTTAATAATTAATTAG